DNA sequence from the Acetoanaerobium noterae genome:
TTATTTTCTAACGCTCACGACTCCTATGGATCAGCAGCTGTATATTATGAGAAAGCTTCATCTTCCAGCTTATTTTTTGGATTTATATGCGCTTACCTATAGATTTATATTTATTTTACTTGATGAATCCATTGAGATATACAGAGCTCAGGAGCTTAGATTTGGATATAATAATTTAAAAAACTCATATTCTTCTCTTTCTATACTCATTAGAGTCTTGTTTGAGAGAGTCATGAATAGATATCAAGATATGGAAATTGCACTAGATAGCAAGCTGTACACAGGAGATTTTCATATGGAAAAGCAGGAGGAACAAGATGCTTGAGATGAAAAATGTAACCTATATCTATGAAGACCAGACAGTTGCTTTAAAGGATATATCGATGGATTTGTCTAAAGGAAGCTGTATTGGAATAATAGGCTCTAACGGTGCTGGAAAATCTACATTATTTTTAAACTTTACAGGCGTACTAAAGCCTAAGCAAGGACAGATTTTTTATGATGAAAAACCTATGAAATACGATAAGGCAAGTCTAAGAGAGCTTAGAAAGCAGGTATCTATAGTATTTCAAGATCCAGATAAGCAGATATTTTTTTCAAAGGTCTATGACGATGTTGCCTTTGCTCTTAGAAATCTAGGGGTAGATGAGAAGGAGATAAATCACAGAGTAAATATAGCTTTAGCAAGCGTAGGAGCTAAGGATTTTGCTGACAAGCCAGTTCATTTCTTAAGTCATGGACAGAAAAAAAGAGTTGCGATTGCTGGAGTTATAGCTATGGACAGCGAGATAATTTTTATGGATGAGCCTAGTGCAGGCTTAGACCCGGTAGCTACAACTCAAGTAGAAGAGATAATAAAATCTCTATCAGAGCAAGACCGTAAGAAGGTTGTTATATCTAGTCACGACATGGATTTGATTTACAAGGTCTGTGATTATGTTTATGTAATGGATGAAGGAAGCATAATAGCTCATGGAGATGTATCTGAGGTGTTTATGATGGAAGAGGTACTAAATAAAGCAGGACTAATTCAGCCTTGGCTAGTAAAGCTTCATGCAAGGATGGGCTATCCTCTTTTTAAAACAGAAGAGGAATTATATAAATTTAAAGGATGTGCTAAGTAGCACATCCTTTAAATTTTACTATTGCCAATAAAATAAAATTTCTTGGAGTAGGTTTGATTTGGTTTATTATGTTAATGAGTGAGATTTTTATCATCAGAGATTGTAGAAGTATTTAATCTAGACTCTTCAGAGTCTAAGCTCATAGCATTTTTGGTATGGAGCTCACCATTCTCAATTTCTAGCTTTGCGACTGACATTTCTAAATTTCGTATTTGCTTGTCTTTATCCTTGATGGCTTTGTTCATGTTAAAC
Encoded proteins:
- a CDS encoding energy-coupling factor ABC transporter ATP-binding protein, translated to MLEMKNVTYIYEDQTVALKDISMDLSKGSCIGIIGSNGAGKSTLFLNFTGVLKPKQGQIFYDEKPMKYDKASLRELRKQVSIVFQDPDKQIFFSKVYDDVAFALRNLGVDEKEINHRVNIALASVGAKDFADKPVHFLSHGQKKRVAIAGVIAMDSEIIFMDEPSAGLDPVATTQVEEIIKSLSEQDRKKVVISSHDMDLIYKVCDYVYVMDEGSIIAHGDVSEVFMMEEVLNKAGLIQPWLVKLHARMGYPLFKTEEELYKFKGCAK